CTCCGAACGTCTTGGCGGGGCGGCAAGGCGGTAGAGCGTTGCGTGAACGGTAGCCTCCAACTCGGGTGTGGATCCTACTGCATCCGCTGCCTGGTTGCCGAGCGCGAGCTGCGTGTCTGAAATGAAGAGCAGCACTCCGTGGTGCGATAGCTCCTCGATGCAATGTAAGAGATCTCGAAAGCGCCCACGCAGGCGGATCTCGACGTCGCTGCCGACGAGCGGCGGCGGCGGCTCCGATGCGTCGGATGCCGGGCGGGGTGCATCGCCTGCGGGCGCAACCGAAATGGCGTGCGCGTGGTATCGGGCAGCGACCTCGGCGACGGATACCAGGAGGGCGGCGGTGCCGGCGGCTTGCGCGCGCGCCGGCCGGGCCCGCGCGATGTCGGTCTCAACACGGCTTTCGATGTGCCGCAAACGAACCGCTTGGTCGATAATTCGCTCGTTTGCGCTCGCGCGTTCGTAGAGCCCCTGCGCCGCTTCGCCGGCAGCATCCACCGCCCGTTGGTAACGAACGCCTAACGGGTAGTAACCTGCGAGCAACACGAGGCCGGCGCAGAGCCACACAAACCGAGCGCTTTGCGTCACGTCTATCGATGGTTTCACGGACGTACGCCATCGAGATGCACCCGGTAGCGGATCTCGCCGTCTCCATCTGCTTGCGAAACGCTCGATGCTTCGAGTAACGTGGGATTTTGCAGAAGCGCGCTCTTTGCGAGTCCGCCGATCGTACGGCCGACGACCGTGAAGTCCCGCGCTCTCCCTTCGATCGCAATTCCGCCGGCGTCGCGAGAAATCGACGTCAGCCACGCGTGCGGCGGCAACCGGTTGGCGATCTCGGCCAGGCGGCTCGCATCGTCGTTGCCGGAGCGTTCGATCGTTGCGATTTGGCTGTCGAGAGCCACCATTCGCTGCAAGCGATCGTAAGCAACCTTCGTTCGGGCGAGCTCGATGACGCTGCGATCGAAACGCGTTTGATAGCGCGACTCGACCTCGTCGGCCTGGCGCAAACGATACGATTCGATCCCCCACGTGCCCGTCAAAACGACGAGCGCTCCGGCCAAACCGAGTATCGCATTCTGCACCGCACCCGGGATGCGCATTTCGAGAACACGACGCACGTACGCCGGACGCGGATCGTGCAGGAAATCAAATTGGATCACGCCGCAAGCCCCCACAACGCAAGGCCGCTTGCGAGACTCCAATCCGGCGCGCTGGCACGGAGCACGTCGTCGGGGTAGGCTCCTCGGAGCGCGTCGCTAGCCGGAAGTTCCACGATCGCGCCTGTCGCCGATTCGATGTCGGCGGCGAGCCCGGGGAGGCGAGCCCCGTTCCCGACCAGAGCGATGTGTCCAAGTCGAGCTCGTCGGTTGCGCGCCGTTTCAATTAAGGACGCGATGTCCGCTGCCAACTGGAGACGAGCGGTTTCGCCGGCGCCGACCGTACCCAGGATTCGTTTCCGTTTTTCGGCCGAACGCTCGTCGATGGAAAGGTCGCGTTCGATACCGCGCGTTATCTCCGCTCCGCCGGAATCGACGTGCAGCGTTGATGGGATTCCGCTCTCGAACACGTGCAGGCTGCTGCGCCGATGACCGACGTCGACCACGGCATCGAACGTGCCAAAAAGCCGGGCGAAGGCGCAGGCTTCGTGATCCATTGCTATCGCTTTAAGGCCGGCGGCTCGGAGAACCCCGGCCCGACTCGCCAGGGCGGCGGCACGCGCGATTCCCAGTGCGTGGACGCCCGGCAAATGCGGGCCGGCCGGGTAGATCCGAACGGCCGCTTCGTCGAGGGGAAACGCCGCATATCGCTGCGCTTCAAAGCGGGCAACCCGAATGCGCTCGGGCGCCGTCATCGGCGGCAACACGATCGAGCGCAGCGTCGCATCGGGCTCGCCGATCGCGCAGATGCAGCGCCGTGCGCGCGTTCCAAGCTCCGCGACGGTTTCTTCCAAAAGCGCGGCGACGTAGTCGGGTTCGGGTATTTCGCCCGATGACGACGAGCCGGCGGCGATATCGCGCACGGCCACCGCCGCGATACGGCTCTTCGACCCGTCCGTTTCCGACAGAGCCACGCGCAGGCGCGTCGTCCCGAGATCGACGCCAAGCTGTGAGATGATTCTCTTCACGCGACCGCACCAAGAAGCAGAGCGAGTACCATGCCCGAGGTCAGGTATGGCGCGAAACGAATCGCGTCTCCGCGCGATGCACGGCCGGTCGCCAGTTGGTAGAGCCCGTATGCGCCTCCGAGCACGAACGCGGCTCCCAGTGCAACGGCGGCGCCGAATGCTCCCAACGACGCGCCGATACACGCGGCGAGCTTTACGTCCCCGAGTCCGATTCCGCGACCGCCGCTTGCGGCAAATAGGGCCAGCAGAATCCCTCCTCCGCTGGCGCCCCCCGCAATCGCCGCCGGGAGCGTGCCGCCGATTGCGGCGCATGCGACAATCGCAATGAGGGCCGGCCTGGTTACCCGATCGAAAACGTACCCAGTTTGCGCGTCGGTTACGGCGCACACGATCGCCGCCGCGAGACCTACCGTAATTCCGGCCTTTTCCCAAGCGGCGCCGGCGTTTGCGAGCAGCGCTCCCCCGATCGATCCGAACGCGAGTGCGGCAGCGGTCGCAACCCCGCCGAATCGCAGTGGCAGCGATTGACGACGCGCCTCGTCGTCGGCCGCCAGCACGAATGCGACGATGACGCAAACGTTCAGCGCGCATGCCAAGATTTTCTCGATCATAACGTCACCTCGCGCAGCGCGTATCGTGCCGGGCGGAAGCGAGGATCGATCGTAAGCGCGCGATCGAACAGGTCCCGGGCAACGCTCTCGCGTCCGGCGCGTAGGGCCGCCCAGCCGGCGAACGTGAAGTATCGGGGATCGCGGGACGCTCGCGCCGCTCGTTCGAAATCCGGCTCGGCTTTGTCGTAACGCCGTTCGATCAGATACGCGAGCGCGCGATCCGCCAGGATCGCGCCGTCATCGGGATGGCGCCGCAAATAGGCCGAGGCAACGCCGATCGCGGCATCGAGAGAGGCGTGCGTTCGCACTTGCAGGCCGAAAAACACGTAACGGTCTGCCGCACTCTCGCTATCGGGATCGAATCGAAGCGCTCGCGCGTAATACGTGCGCGCCTGGCGCGCGTCGCTGCGATATAAGAAATCATCGCCGCGCACGACCAGCGCCGCCCCAAGTTGCGCTCTGAAGAGCAACGCCGCAACACTCAGGCTCGCGGCGGCTACGAGAAAGCGCCTGGCCCGCGTCACGCGATGACCGCGTAATAGCCGGCCAATGCCACCATGAGCGCGGCGTTCACCACGTTCGCTGCCTGCCGGAGCGCGGGGCGCCGCAGGGCCGAACATACCCCCGAGGCGCCCGCGCCAGCGAGCAGTACCGGCGCGCTATGCCCGAGCGCGAATGCGCCAAGCAAGAACGCGCCGTATCCGGGATCGCCGAGACCGGAAGTATAGGCGAGAATGCCTACGAGCAACGGCGTGCAACACGGGGAAACCACCAGTGCGAACGATGACCCGAGCAAGAACGTCGCGCCAAACGATGGCGCCCCTGCCGAAGCGCGTGAATAATGAAGACAATCCGATGGCGAGCGCCAAAGCGAGATTAGGCCGCCGAGAAGCATGCCCGTTCCAACCACCGCATAAATTGCGTGAGAGATCGCTACCAGACGTCCAACTAGTGCCGCAACGACGCCGAATCCGACGTACGCGCTCGCTAACCCGAGAATAAACACGAGCGAGATCCCGAGCGCCTCCCGGCGAGGCCGATTTGCGGCCAGGGCGGCGACAGCGATAAAGCGCGGCGCGACGCACGGCCCGACACTCGACGCCAGACCCGCAAGCAAAACCAACCCGGGCGCTTGCGCAGAATGGGAACTCACGGCCCGCAGTCCGCCGGCGATTGGATCGAACACGGTGTTACGAACCCTGCCCCGAAACCGCGCTCAATCCGTTCACGTTATCGTAGCGCAAATATTTGGAGGTCGTTCCGGGACTCACGCTTTGCAGCGTGTTGGGGTCGTGCGTGCCGGGACACCAGATCTGATACCCGGCTACGCCATTGTTCGCCGTCGTGCTCTGCGTCGAGTATTCGTAACTGCCGGACCCGCCGGCGGCCGGATCCACCGGAACTTGATTGAGGTATCCGTTGAGCGGACTGCCCGTTGCCTGCAGGTAGGTTTTGTCGATCGCCTGCGTTGTCGCGGTCGGGTAGTACTGATGATCTGTATAGTACAACTCGAGCGCCGTGCCAATCGTCTTGAGGTTCGATATGCACGTCGCCGTTTGGGCTTGCGCCCTCGCACGTGAAAAATTCGGAATCAGCAGCGCTGCGAGGATGGCGATGATCGCCACGACGACCATCATTTCTATAAGCGTAAATCCGCGCTGATTCTTCATGACGTACTCCCGTCGACGATTGCCGCTACGTCGACGGAAGTGCCCGCAGGTTGCGTTTTCTGGACCCACACCGGTTGCATCTTCTTTAACGCCCGCGCATGCAAGCGAGAAATGTGCCGTTGCGAATAGCCGAGCCGGCGCGCAACCTCCAACTGGCTATAGCCGCGAGCGTAGTGGGCCAAGATGATGGTCCGTTCGGTCGGAGTGAGCCGTTCCAGCGCGTGCTCGAGCATGAGGCGATCCTCACGATCGTCCATCGTATAGGCCGCCGGCCGCAGTTGGCGCGGATGGAGATCGTGAAGCGGCGTCGGAACCGCGCGCTCGCGGTACGCGCGCACCTCTTCCAGCGTCTCGGCAGTGACGTCCATCCGCTCGGCGAGTTCGCAGCCCCGCGGCTCGCGTCCAAGCTCGACGGTTAAGGCGTCGTACGCTTCTTGCCAACGACGCTCGAGCGATCGCAGTCGCCGCGGCGGCCGCACCATCCGCTCATAGTCGCGAACGTAGTGCATGAGTTCGCCGAGCACGAAGAGCCACGCAAACGCTTCGAACGGCGTCGCTTGGCGCGAGTCGTAGCGATCGCAAGCCTTGAGCAGCCCGATTGCCGCAACCTGTTCGAGATCCGCGCGCTCCACGCCCGGCCGATAGAACTTGCGGGCCGCGCGCACGCAGAGGTAACGATATTGAGCGACGAGGCGGTCGCGATTTTCCGGCGAGCGCTCTCCGATCCAAAATCGAAGTGCCGCATCTATTGCAATCATTTAATATTCCCAATCAGCGTATAGAGTGGAATAAAGATGGCCGAAACGATGAATCCCACGATGCCGCCGAGGAGCACGATCGTGACGGGTTCGAGAATCGAACCGAGTGCGCCGAGTGCGGCCTCTACGTCCGTCTCGTAGTACTCTGCAACCCGAGCGAGCATCGAATCGAGCGCGCCGGTCTCCTCGCCAACGCGAATCATTTGCACGAACAAGGGATCGTAAAGGCGGCTGGTTGCCAGCGGAGCCGCTAGCGTGTCGCCATGTGCCAGAGCCACGCCTACGAGCGCGAGATGTTCTTCGTAGATCACGTTTCCAACGACGCCCGCGACCACGTCGAGAGCCGCAACCAGCCCCACCCCGGATCGCAGAAGAATCCCGAGCATGCGAGCCATTCGCGCCAGCGTGGCCTTGCGCGCGATAGCTCCGAGAACGGGAACCCGGAGTCGCGCCGCGCCGAGTGCGCGCGCCGAGGCAAGCGCCTTCCGAAACCGGGTGCAGCAGACGAGCCCGCTTATCGCGACGACCCCGACGGCTGCCCAGAGCTTTGCGCTTCGAAGCGCCGCGCCCAGATGAATCAGAAACGATGTAATCGGCGGCAGCGCGACGTGCATCTGCTGGTACATATTTTCAAACATGGGCACGACCGATGTCAGCAAGAACACCACGAGCGAACACGCCGTAAGGGCCACTACTGCAGGATAGGCCAGCGATGCGGCCACGCGCTTGCGAAGGCTGCGATCGCGCTCGAGAAAGGCAGCCAGCCACTCGAGGACCTCGTCGAGCACGCCGCCCACTTCTCCGGCACGCACCATTGCGACGTAGAGCCGATGAAATTCACGGGGATGCCGGGCCATCGCATCGCTCAACGTATTGCCGCCTTCGATGTCGTGAAGAATTCCGCGAAGCGCCTCGCCGAGCCGTGCATCCGTTCCCTGCTCGATCGTCACCTCGAGCGACCGCCGCATCGCAACGCCGGCCGAAAGCAGCGTCGCAAACGAACGAAAGAATGCGACGAGCGCGGCTTGCTTGACGGAGCCGAACTGCAACGCTCCCACGAGGGTGCCGCGCGCCGTTCCGGCCCGCTCGAGCGACGTAACGAACAAGGCTCGCGTTCGTAAACTCGCGAGTGCCGTCGCGTCGCTCACCGCCTCAACCGACCCCCGAACGAACGCGCCGCGGACATCCCTCGCGGTGTAGTAAAAGAGCTGACCCGTCATGCGGACGCATCTCGTTCGAAGAGCCGCACCTCATTCGGCCGCTCGGCAAAGCGCTTAGCCGTTTCTATGTCCACCTCGCGCCGCAATACGAGGTCCGTCAAGTGCGATTCAAGCGTCTGCATACCGACGTGGCGGCCCGTCGAAATCGCATTGCGCAGTTGATGCGTCTTGCCTTCGCGTATGAGGGAGCGAACCGCATCGGTGGCGACCAGCACCTCGGCTGCGGCCCTGCGCCCGCGGCCATCGGATCGGGGAATCAACCGCAGACAGACGACGCCGGCCAGCACTTGTGCGAGCGCGACCCGGACTTGATCCTGCATGCCGCCGCTGAATGCGCTAATCACACGATCGACCGTTTGCGGAGCATCCGCGGTGTGAAGGGTTGCAAAGACCAAATGACCGGTTTCGGCGGCGGTGAGCGCCGCATGCATCGTATCGGACTCGCGCATCTCCCCCACCATGATCACGTCTGGATCGCTTCGCAGCGCTCCGTGGATCGCGGCCGAAAACGAAACGACGTCGCGGCCGACCTCGCGCTGGCTCACGATCGAGCGCATGGATCGATGTTCGTACTCGACGGGATCTTCAATCGTAACGATGTGTCGCGACTCGTTCCGGTTTATCGCATCTACGAGCGCGGCGAGCACGGTCGACTTCCCGCTGCCGGTGGGACCAGCGAAGAGCACGAGGCCGTTCGCCCGCTCGCCAAAGGCCCCTACGGCTGGGGAGAGCTGCAGCGTTTCGAGAGACGGCACGCTCTGCGCGAGTGCGCGAATCGCCAAAGCTATGCCGCCGGCCGTGCGATAGGCGTGAACGCGAAAGGAGCCGGACTCTGCGTCCCGATAGGTCGCCGTCGCGTCCCCGGTTCGCGCCAGCCGTTTCGCTGCGTACGCATCCAGGAGTGCGTTGGCGATCCGTTCGACTTCGCCGGCCGTCGGCGCCATCGTCGTCTGCGTTTCGAGGCTCCCATCGACGCGCAGCACCGGTCTATAGCTTGGTGCGATGTGAACGTCCGACGCGTTGCGCAGGCGCGCGAGTCGCAAGACCTCATCGACGCGGACTTCCGCAAGAGCCGCGCTCACGATTCGGTTTCGATCGTGAGAACGCGACGGAGCTCGTCGAAACTCGTCTCTCCCGCAAGCGCTCGCCTCACGCCGTCGGCGAGCAGCGGCTCGTAGCCGGTTTCGCGGGCGATAGCGGCGATCTGCACGCTGGATGCGCCCCGCGCTATGGCGTCGCGTAGAGCGTCGTTGGCGAAGATAAATTCGAAGATGCCCGTTCGGCCGCAATAGCCGGTTCCGTTACAACTGCCGCATCCACGCCCGAAGTAGACGAGACTCGTATCGGCTACGCCGAATTCGATCGCCGCGTTTGAGTCGATCGGGCGCATCGATCGACATTCGGAACAAAGACGGCGCACCAATCGTTGCGCGACGATCGCCGTCAGGCCGGCCGCGATCGAATGGCGAGTGATGCCGAGTTCCAGCAGCCGTTCGAGCGTGCGCGGTGCGTCGTTGCTGTGCAGCGTCGTTAGAACGAGCGACCCGCTCAGCGCCGCCGATACGGCGGTGGAAGCCGTTTCGGCATCGCGCATCTCACCTACCATGATGACGTTGGGATCTTGACGCAAGAAGCCGCGCAGCGCCGAGGCAAACGTAACGCCGGCTCGCGCGTTGACCTGCACTTGGGCCACGCCGGGAATGCGAACCTCCACCGGGTCCTCGACGCTGCACAGATTTTGCGCGTCGATGTTGCGCTCTGCCAGAGTCGCATAGAGCGTCGTCGTCTTGCCGCTGCCCGTGGGACCGCAGACGACGACGAAGCCGTGAGGAGCGTGAACCAGGCGGCGATAGCGCTCCAACGTTCGCGCGGGCATCCCCAAGCTCTCCAGACTTGGAATCCGCGTCTGGTGATCCAGCAATCGCACGACGAGTTTCTCGCCGAAGACCGTCGGCATCGAACTAACCCTCGCATCGATCGCCCGATTCTCGATGTCGATGGTGTACCGGCCGTCTTGCGGTGCCCGCTTGTCGGCAATGTCCATTCCCGCGAGCAATTTGACCCGCGAGACAACGTGAGTGAAGAGTTCCTCCGGGAGGCGCTGCACTTCGTGCAAGATGCCATCGAGACGCTCCCGAATTCGGCCGCCGCCACGGATCGGTTCGATGTGCACGTCGCTTGCGTTCGCGCGAATTGCCCGCTCGTGCATTCGCTCGAGGGCCCGCACCGCCGGCGCTTCGTCCTGCCCTTCCGCATCATAGGCTTCGGCCAGTTTCGCGCGGATCGCGTCGCGCGGGGCGCGCAACGCCCGCACGTGCATACCCGTCGCGAGTCTGACGCGATCGAGGGCCTCCTGATCCTCAAGATCGGGAACCGCGATCGTTAATACGTTTCCATCGCTCGCGATCGAGAGCACGTCGTGCCGCATCGCGAGGTGGCGCGGCACGCGCCGAAACGCCTCCGGTTCTAACAAAACCGCGGAGAGGTCGGCGAGCCCGGACGGTCCTTGTCCGTTCAATGTCACACCCTGACTCCAGCTCAAGTTAGCGATATAACGGCCGTGCTGTAAGGGTTTGAGAACGGCCGTAGGTATTTTTTACCACACCTTGTCAATATCTCCGACACAATTTCCGTCCCAAAAACCTTAATGTCCGAGCGGCGATGGGCGCGGGTACTTGGCTAGGCCGCTCCCGGCTTGCTTAGGCGGCGACGCGCGGGGGAATAGGCTCCCCATGCAAGATGTCGTTCTTATCGCCAGCCTCCATGCGCGTCATGGTGCGGAGGATTTCGAACGCGCGAAGGGTCTCCTCACGGAGAAGGGATTGCGCGTGGTCGAAGCCCATCCGGTTCCGGATAAAAAACAGATGCGCAAGCGGGTCCGCGAGGCGATCAAATCCGGGCACAAACTGATCTGCGTGGCCGGCGGTGACGGCAGTCAAACCTCGGTGGTCGGATATTTCGCGCACACCGACGCCGTACTCGGCGTACTCCCGGCCGGCACCGGAAACAGCTTCGCGATGAGCCTCGGCATCGCGGGCGAAATCGAAGCGGCGGTCGACGTCATCGCCAACGGTAAAGTCGCCGAAGTCGATCTCGGCAAAGCCGACGATAAGTACTTCGCGAATTTCGCGACCATCGGTTTATCCTCGGAGATCGCCGAAGAAACGCCGCACGGGCTCAAAGCCGTGCTCGGACCCATCGCTTACGGCGTAGCCGGCATCGGACCGATGCTCGCGCACAAACCGTTTACGGCGAAAGTGTCTTGGAAAAGCAACGTTCTCGAACTCGAAACCCATCAGATCATCGTGGTGAACGGCCGGTATTACGGGCACGAGCCGATCGCGCCGGATCAAACGCCCGTAAACGGCACGCTGGCGTTCTTCGCCACG
The sequence above is a segment of the Candidatus Baltobacteraceae bacterium genome. Coding sequences within it:
- a CDS encoding PilN domain-containing protein, with translation MIQFDFLHDPRPAYVRRVLEMRIPGAVQNAILGLAGALVVLTGTWGIESYRLRQADEVESRYQTRFDRSVIELARTKVAYDRLQRMVALDSQIATIERSGNDDASRLAEIANRLPPHAWLTSISRDAGGIAIEGRARDFTVVGRTIGGLAKSALLQNPTLLEASSVSQADGDGEIRYRVHLDGVRP
- the pilM gene encoding pilus assembly protein PilM, encoding MKRIISQLGVDLGTTRLRVALSETDGSKSRIAAVAVRDIAAGSSSSGEIPEPDYVAALLEETVAELGTRARRCICAIGEPDATLRSIVLPPMTAPERIRVARFEAQRYAAFPLDEAAVRIYPAGPHLPGVHALGIARAAALASRAGVLRAAGLKAIAMDHEACAFARLFGTFDAVVDVGHRRSSLHVFESGIPSTLHVDSGGAEITRGIERDLSIDERSAEKRKRILGTVGAGETARLQLAADIASLIETARNRRARLGHIALVGNGARLPGLAADIESATGAIVELPASDALRGAYPDDVLRASAPDWSLASGLALWGLAA
- a CDS encoding A24 family peptidase; amino-acid sequence: MIEKILACALNVCVIVAFVLAADDEARRQSLPLRFGGVATAAALAFGSIGGALLANAGAAWEKAGITVGLAAAIVCAVTDAQTGYVFDRVTRPALIAIVACAAIGGTLPAAIAGGASGGGILLALFAASGGRGIGLGDVKLAACIGASLGAFGAAVALGAAFVLGGAYGLYQLATGRASRGDAIRFAPYLTSGMVLALLLGAVA
- a CDS encoding tetratricopeptide repeat protein, which translates into the protein MTRARRFLVAAASLSVAALLFRAQLGAALVVRGDDFLYRSDARQARTYYARALRFDPDSESAADRYVFFGLQVRTHASLDAAIGVASAYLRRHPDDGAILADRALAYLIERRYDKAEPDFERAARASRDPRYFTFAGWAALRAGRESVARDLFDRALTIDPRFRPARYALREVTL
- a CDS encoding cytochrome c biogenesis protein CcdA, encoding MFDPIAGGLRAVSSHSAQAPGLVLLAGLASSVGPCVAPRFIAVAALAANRPRREALGISLVFILGLASAYVGFGVVAALVGRLVAISHAIYAVVGTGMLLGGLISLWRSPSDCLHYSRASAGAPSFGATFLLGSSFALVVSPCCTPLLVGILAYTSGLGDPGYGAFLLGAFALGHSAPVLLAGAGASGVCSALRRPALRQAANVVNAALMVALAGYYAVIA
- a CDS encoding prepilin-type N-terminal cleavage/methylation domain-containing protein; its protein translation is MKNQRGFTLIEMMVVVAIIAILAALLIPNFSRARAQAQTATCISNLKTIGTALELYYTDHQYYPTATTQAIDKTYLQATGSPLNGYLNQVPVDPAAGGSGSYEYSTQSTTANNGVAGYQIWCPGTHDPNTLQSVSPGTTSKYLRYDNVNGLSAVSGQGS
- a CDS encoding sigma-70 family RNA polymerase sigma factor — encoded protein: MIAIDAALRFWIGERSPENRDRLVAQYRYLCVRAARKFYRPGVERADLEQVAAIGLLKACDRYDSRQATPFEAFAWLFVLGELMHYVRDYERMVRPPRRLRSLERRWQEAYDALTVELGREPRGCELAERMDVTAETLEEVRAYRERAVPTPLHDLHPRQLRPAAYTMDDREDRLMLEHALERLTPTERTIILAHYARGYSQLEVARRLGYSQRHISRLHARALKKMQPVWVQKTQPAGTSVDVAAIVDGSTS
- a CDS encoding type II secretion system F family protein, with product MTGQLFYYTARDVRGAFVRGSVEAVSDATALASLRTRALFVTSLERAGTARGTLVGALQFGSVKQAALVAFFRSFATLLSAGVAMRRSLEVTIEQGTDARLGEALRGILHDIEGGNTLSDAMARHPREFHRLYVAMVRAGEVGGVLDEVLEWLAAFLERDRSLRKRVAASLAYPAVVALTACSLVVFLLTSVVPMFENMYQQMHVALPPITSFLIHLGAALRSAKLWAAVGVVAISGLVCCTRFRKALASARALGAARLRVPVLGAIARKATLARMARMLGILLRSGVGLVAALDVVAGVVGNVIYEEHLALVGVALAHGDTLAAPLATSRLYDPLFVQMIRVGEETGALDSMLARVAEYYETDVEAALGALGSILEPVTIVLLGGIVGFIVSAIFIPLYTLIGNIK
- a CDS encoding PilT/PilU family type 4a pilus ATPase, with the protein product MSAALAEVRVDEVLRLARLRNASDVHIAPSYRPVLRVDGSLETQTTMAPTAGEVERIANALLDAYAAKRLARTGDATATYRDAESGSFRVHAYRTAGGIALAIRALAQSVPSLETLQLSPAVGAFGERANGLVLFAGPTGSGKSTVLAALVDAINRNESRHIVTIEDPVEYEHRSMRSIVSQREVGRDVVSFSAAIHGALRSDPDVIMVGEMRESDTMHAALTAAETGHLVFATLHTADAPQTVDRVISAFSGGMQDQVRVALAQVLAGVVCLRLIPRSDGRGRRAAAEVLVATDAVRSLIREGKTHQLRNAISTGRHVGMQTLESHLTDLVLRREVDIETAKRFAERPNEVRLFERDASA
- a CDS encoding GspE/PulE family protein, translating into MTLNGQGPSGLADLSAVLLEPEAFRRVPRHLAMRHDVLSIASDGNVLTIAVPDLEDQEALDRVRLATGMHVRALRAPRDAIRAKLAEAYDAEGQDEAPAVRALERMHERAIRANASDVHIEPIRGGGRIRERLDGILHEVQRLPEELFTHVVSRVKLLAGMDIADKRAPQDGRYTIDIENRAIDARVSSMPTVFGEKLVVRLLDHQTRIPSLESLGMPARTLERYRRLVHAPHGFVVVCGPTGSGKTTTLYATLAERNIDAQNLCSVEDPVEVRIPGVAQVQVNARAGVTFASALRGFLRQDPNVIMVGEMRDAETASTAVSAALSGSLVLTTLHSNDAPRTLERLLELGITRHSIAAGLTAIVAQRLVRRLCSECRSMRPIDSNAAIEFGVADTSLVYFGRGCGSCNGTGYCGRTGIFEFIFANDALRDAIARGASSVQIAAIARETGYEPLLADGVRRALAGETSFDELRRVLTIETES
- a CDS encoding YegS/Rv2252/BmrU family lipid kinase, with amino-acid sequence MQDVVLIASLHARHGAEDFERAKGLLTEKGLRVVEAHPVPDKKQMRKRVREAIKSGHKLICVAGGDGSQTSVVGYFAHTDAVLGVLPAGTGNSFAMSLGIAGEIEAAVDVIANGKVAEVDLGKADDKYFANFATIGLSSEIAEETPHGLKAVLGPIAYGVAGIGPMLAHKPFTAKVSWKSNVLELETHQIIVVNGRYYGHEPIAPDQTPVNGTLAFFATSGTTRMDIVRTYFALLRGQQADLRDAHTFYAKKITVKTKGTHQPVSIDGDALCDTPITFSVAPKALRVMVPASFPEGI